A genomic segment from Myxococcales bacterium encodes:
- a CDS encoding ABC transporter ATP-binding protein: protein MNAQGATSSDASATSQKRRGDANAVVETRGVFRTLGGKGTTEQTILHDISLTIGAGEFVALTGASGSGKSTLLYLVGALDRPTSGEIWLDGCEIASLGDDERAQFRNERLGFVFQFHFLLAEFNVLENVTLPMLRRGVPRDGAEERAYDVLSLLGLADLWRRRPGQLSGGQQQRVSIARAVANDPALILADEPTGNLDSKNGALVFDVFAELARREGRTIIMVTHDVSFAERADRQIVLRDGRVIEDVTRAR, encoded by the coding sequence ATGAACGCCCAAGGCGCAACGTCGAGCGATGCCTCAGCGACGTCGCAGAAGCGACGAGGCGATGCCAACGCCGTCGTGGAGACGCGCGGCGTCTTTCGCACGCTCGGCGGCAAGGGCACCACCGAGCAGACGATCCTCCACGACATCTCACTGACCATCGGGGCCGGCGAGTTCGTGGCGCTGACGGGGGCGAGCGGAAGCGGCAAGTCGACGTTGCTGTACCTGGTGGGCGCGCTCGACCGCCCAACGAGCGGCGAGATCTGGCTCGACGGCTGCGAGATCGCGAGCCTCGGCGACGACGAGCGCGCCCAGTTCCGCAACGAGCGCCTGGGCTTCGTCTTCCAATTTCACTTCCTCCTGGCCGAGTTCAACGTCCTCGAAAACGTCACGTTGCCGATGTTGCGACGCGGCGTGCCGCGCGACGGCGCCGAGGAGCGCGCCTACGACGTGTTGTCGTTGCTCGGCCTCGCCGACCTTTGGCGACGGCGGCCGGGCCAGCTCTCCGGCGGCCAGCAGCAACGCGTCTCCATCGCGCGCGCCGTCGCCAACGATCCGGCGCTCATTTTGGCCGATGAACCCACCGGGAACCTCGACTCGAAGAACGGCGCGCTCGTCTTCGATGTCTTCGCCGAGCTCGCGCGTCGCGAAGGACGCACCATCATCATGGTCACCCACGACGTGTCGTTCGCCGAGCGCGCCGACCGGCAGATCGTGCTTCGCGATGGGCGCGTCATCGAGGACGTAACGCGAGCGCGGTAG
- a CDS encoding sigma-54-dependent Fis family transcriptional regulator: MDEDRTRPRRVGGLPVKSLRVTVVEGPNVGLESAAHEDVLTVGTAEGNDLRVDDPTASRFHLELRRRGARIVVRDVGSTNGTSIGAALLHDSEATVSPGTVVRLGDTALRIDDGDVVMVEASGPDQVGELLGRSPAMRRLFANVARVAKGTSPVLLVGESGTGKELIARAIHALWDKARPFATVDCAATVPNLFASELFGHERGAFTGAEQRREGAFAEADGGMIFLDEIGELPVEIQSTLLGVLERKRFRRLGARADQAVDVRVTSATNRDLRAEVNTGRFRLDLYFRLAVVTLQVPPLRERREDIPLLVEHFLREAGFDGPVSSVFPDEAMGRLAEHSWPGNVRELRNVVESMLVMGTSPLEADGNANTPATVSGDEPFTALYGLSYKDARRTLLDRFERDYLKALLARAGGNIRQAARVAQMDRSYLMKLLKVHDTGN, encoded by the coding sequence ATGGACGAGGACCGCACACGCCCGCGTCGCGTCGGTGGCCTGCCGGTCAAGAGCCTCCGCGTCACAGTCGTCGAAGGGCCGAACGTGGGCTTGGAGTCGGCGGCCCACGAAGACGTCCTCACGGTCGGCACCGCCGAGGGCAACGACCTTCGCGTCGACGATCCCACCGCGTCGCGATTCCACCTGGAGCTCCGGCGGCGCGGCGCCCGCATCGTCGTTCGCGACGTAGGGTCCACGAACGGAACGAGCATCGGCGCCGCGCTGCTCCACGACAGCGAGGCCACGGTGTCACCGGGAACGGTCGTGCGCCTCGGCGACACGGCGCTCCGCATCGACGACGGCGACGTCGTCATGGTTGAAGCATCGGGCCCCGACCAGGTGGGTGAGCTCCTTGGCCGCTCGCCGGCGATGCGACGATTGTTTGCCAACGTGGCCCGCGTCGCCAAGGGCACCTCGCCGGTCTTGCTCGTCGGCGAATCAGGCACGGGCAAGGAGCTCATCGCGCGAGCCATCCACGCGCTCTGGGACAAGGCGCGCCCCTTCGCGACGGTCGATTGCGCAGCGACGGTGCCAAATCTCTTCGCCAGCGAGCTCTTCGGCCACGAGCGCGGCGCCTTCACCGGCGCCGAGCAGCGCCGCGAGGGCGCCTTCGCAGAGGCCGACGGCGGCATGATCTTTCTCGACGAGATCGGCGAGCTGCCCGTCGAGATTCAGTCGACGTTGCTCGGCGTGCTCGAACGCAAGCGCTTCCGGCGCTTGGGCGCACGAGCCGATCAAGCGGTCGACGTCCGCGTGACGAGCGCCACCAATCGAGACCTGCGAGCCGAGGTCAACACCGGGCGCTTCCGCCTGGACCTCTACTTCCGACTCGCCGTCGTCACGCTGCAGGTGCCACCCTTGCGCGAGCGCAGGGAAGACATTCCTCTTTTGGTGGAGCACTTCCTTCGCGAAGCGGGCTTCGACGGCCCGGTCAGCTCAGTCTTCCCGGACGAGGCCATGGGTCGCCTCGCGGAGCATTCGTGGCCCGGCAACGTCCGTGAGCTCCGGAACGTGGTCGAGTCGATGCTCGTCATGGGGACCTCACCGCTCGAGGCCGACGGCAACGCCAACACTCCGGCGACAGTCTCCGGCGACGAACCGTTCACAGCGCTCTATGGCCTCAGCTACAAAGATGCGCGGCGCACGCTGCTCGACCGCTTCGAACGCGACTACTTGAAGGCCTTGCTGGCCAGAGCCGGCGGCAACATCCGCCAGGCGGCCCGCGTCGCGCAGATGGATCGCTCGTACTTGATGAAGCTCCTCAAGGTGCACGACACCGGCAACTAG
- a CDS encoding RHS repeat protein, with amino-acid sequence MSSGRQNGSPSTMVLTTALGAEALRKTTSVTFQSNEATWVLNSIVRSTTTSEWTGALPIVHTAATTYLPNGLVENDTVEPGNAAFEVTTHYDYDALGHVVRKTVSAADGTPPRTVSTQYADPRFMTASVNQLGHATGGSYDGRFGKVTRAVDVNGLVSEDEYDAFGRKRRGKLPSGVETTTELRFCDASCPPFAVMWGESKTTGGATQRAYMDNLGREVTTESRGVGRQVGALEKRYDAAGRVRAQSTPAYIGEPVYWSETEYDALGRVIRATAADGGVSSARYDGLLTVSTDALGRTARSVKNAAGWVARNVDAVSSAITFTYDAEGHAVVVTDPRDVKHTTTFDMRGRRIKETSPDLGAVTLTHNAFGEL; translated from the coding sequence GTGAGCTCAGGGCGCCAAAACGGTAGCCCGAGCACGATGGTGTTGACGACGGCGCTCGGCGCCGAGGCGCTCCGCAAGACCACGTCGGTCACCTTCCAGAGCAACGAGGCGACGTGGGTTTTGAACTCCATCGTCAGGAGCACCACCACCAGCGAGTGGACCGGCGCGCTGCCCATCGTGCACACGGCGGCGACGACGTACTTGCCCAACGGCCTCGTCGAAAACGACACCGTCGAGCCCGGCAACGCGGCCTTCGAGGTCACGACGCACTACGACTACGACGCGCTCGGCCACGTGGTCCGAAAGACCGTCTCGGCCGCCGACGGCACGCCGCCGCGCACGGTAAGCACGCAGTACGCCGATCCGCGCTTCATGACGGCGAGCGTGAACCAGCTCGGTCACGCGACCGGCGGGAGCTACGACGGTCGTTTTGGCAAGGTGACGCGCGCCGTCGACGTCAACGGCCTGGTCAGCGAAGACGAATACGACGCCTTTGGCCGAAAGCGCCGGGGCAAGCTCCCGAGCGGCGTCGAGACCACGACGGAGCTTCGCTTCTGCGACGCGTCGTGCCCGCCCTTTGCGGTGATGTGGGGCGAATCGAAGACCACCGGCGGCGCGACGCAGCGCGCGTACATGGACAACCTCGGCCGCGAGGTCACGACCGAAAGTCGAGGGGTGGGACGGCAAGTGGGTGCGCTCGAGAAGCGCTACGACGCGGCGGGCCGCGTGCGGGCGCAATCGACACCGGCGTACATTGGCGAGCCGGTCTATTGGAGCGAGACCGAATACGACGCGCTGGGGCGCGTGATTCGCGCGACGGCAGCCGATGGCGGTGTCTCGAGCGCTCGATACGACGGTCTGCTCACGGTCTCCACCGACGCGCTTGGTCGCACCGCGCGCTCCGTCAAGAACGCCGCCGGTTGGGTTGCGCGCAACGTCGACGCGGTCAGCAGCGCCATCACGTTTACGTACGACGCCGAGGGCCACGCGGTGGTCGTCACCGATCCGCGGGACGTCAAGCACACGACGACTTTCGACATGCGCGGTCGGCGCATCAAAGAGACGAGCCCCGACTTGGGCGCCGTGACGCTGACGCACAACGCCTTCGGCGAGCTTTGA
- a CDS encoding efflux RND transporter periplasmic adaptor subunit, giving the protein MTQEAQPATTTDKVADAPRRPPFRPAKRRSARRIVASVLLLLAVGGGVAYRLRPKAVTTTHATRGTAIDAVYAIATVEARDRVTVKAKVPGSVLDLRVREGDVVKKGDLLATIDSPAIKFQLQRGKADQWAASQQASSSSPQLAVVEAQARMTEATLKNAKDELGRLQQLTATGATPAAELDRAKSNVLVLEAQLASQRAQSRALRIDLTAKASGSSAVLSELTAKVADAEVRAPIDGVVLARTVEPGELVPQNGPLFKIGDVKTLVLECMVDEADIGRLDVGKKAAVSLYAFPKQVFRGEVIEILPDADRAKKSFLVKVRVVDAPSAMRSGMSAEVNIIVDEHAGALLAPTEALDANGSVWVIRGGRAAKQAIVTGVRDMLTVEVLSGLNDGDEIVVLGMADLVVDARVKATHKDPDSLSAAPRAPARGGGSL; this is encoded by the coding sequence TTGACGCAAGAAGCGCAGCCCGCGACGACGACGGACAAGGTAGCGGACGCGCCGCGGCGACCGCCTTTTCGGCCCGCGAAGCGACGGAGCGCGAGGCGCATCGTCGCGTCCGTCCTCCTGCTGCTCGCCGTTGGTGGCGGCGTGGCCTACCGGCTGCGGCCCAAAGCTGTCACCACGACCCACGCAACGCGCGGTACGGCCATCGACGCCGTCTACGCCATCGCCACCGTCGAGGCGCGCGATCGCGTCACCGTCAAGGCCAAGGTCCCGGGCTCGGTCCTCGATCTTCGCGTGCGTGAAGGCGACGTCGTCAAAAAAGGCGATCTGCTCGCGACGATCGACAGCCCGGCGATCAAGTTTCAGCTCCAGCGGGGCAAGGCCGATCAGTGGGCCGCATCGCAGCAGGCCTCCTCCTCGTCACCGCAGCTCGCCGTCGTGGAGGCCCAGGCGCGAATGACGGAGGCCACGCTGAAGAACGCCAAGGACGAGCTGGGGCGCCTCCAACAGCTGACGGCCACGGGGGCCACGCCGGCCGCCGAGCTCGACCGCGCCAAGAGCAACGTGCTCGTCTTGGAAGCGCAGCTCGCGTCGCAAAGAGCGCAGAGCCGCGCCCTTCGCATTGATCTGACGGCCAAGGCCAGCGGGTCGAGCGCCGTCTTGTCGGAGCTGACGGCGAAGGTCGCCGACGCGGAGGTCCGCGCGCCCATCGACGGCGTCGTGCTCGCGCGGACCGTGGAGCCCGGGGAGCTGGTGCCGCAGAACGGACCTCTCTTCAAGATCGGCGACGTCAAGACGCTGGTGCTCGAGTGCATGGTCGACGAGGCCGACATTGGTCGCCTCGACGTCGGCAAGAAAGCCGCCGTTTCTCTGTACGCTTTTCCGAAGCAGGTCTTTCGCGGCGAGGTCATCGAGATTTTGCCCGACGCGGACCGCGCCAAGAAGTCGTTCCTCGTCAAGGTGCGCGTCGTGGATGCGCCCTCGGCCATGCGAAGCGGCATGAGCGCCGAAGTGAACATCATCGTCGACGAACACGCCGGCGCGCTCCTCGCACCAACGGAAGCCCTCGACGCCAACGGCAGCGTGTGGGTGATCCGTGGCGGCCGCGCCGCCAAGCAGGCCATCGTGACCGGCGTCCGCGACATGCTCACCGTCGAGGTCCTCTCGGGCCTGAACGATGGCGATGAGATCGTCGTCTTGGGGATGGCCGACCTTGTCGTCGACGCCCGCGTCAAGGCTACCCACAAGGATCCCGACAGCCTGTCGGCGGCCCCGCGGGCGCCGGCCCGCGGCGGAGGCTCCCTGTGA
- a CDS encoding VCBS repeat-containing protein — translation MGRTRVRGWLGETVQARESTSPSRRLFLPHRLGLLALIVSCLPLAVGCDGDDQRANEAALGSTVLVPGTSSGQLDVSPAGSVSYAMPVTLAPGISGQAPSLSIQYSSHGANGILGQGFSLLGLSVIAPCPMTVAEDGVGADVTFSSTDRLCLDGQRLVGVNGRYNVDGAEYRTARESFSRIRQVGETFIVETMSGQKLEYGTTSDARIAVVGGVVGVAGPMKTRGWALSRSSDRFGNAIKYSYAQDLANGDYWPTTIEYTENLAAGIAPTSKVEFRYRPREDATAAYVAGATVTTTQLLQSIASFEGGSEFHSVNFEYSATGQRGRARLVSAQECAAERSGPNAGQTTCLPPTRFEWTEQHSLWAMPLETAPNVTGLLSTAISGDFNGDGLSDLAQLQGGTVSVNLGVADGRRFLGWTSWGAGFFGEMLGGDWNGDGKTDLLDVRSDGSAYAWTSDGAGFTTSLFANGISDTKRLRVADFNGDGRSDLLRVTPTGEALFHLSDGGTTRGPFGGPRGLVLDNLRLGDLDGDGRADLLHVRAGQFWVHRAYHAVSAVEIDNEPLPGPPGRRPPPPPPAPTGFTTELWGTDDEAGSGAVRMGDVNGDGKADLVLITGSGTAKVHLGTGRSFLAKASWGGGYNATAQLADLDSDGKSDLFQYDATGTRLDVSLSNGRSGFDAFVKLTDRSKAPTRYATTRVYPRTQNPWGYPVHTTGGAAQFCAGLGSMTAAATHKQQLLSYCDSNQPWCRVYTSGAVDCSESSRCVVWSDPGGTGGASLRPLDGDGAGGPSDPGPSDPYGGPPGAEWETVASRDTGYWDASARHFDPAGDVIDSVDCQTADTSEQQAIDRFSIQLADLDGDGATDLLQRGDGGTLLFAKNRVQPHFDVIRAVTNGLGARTEIDYASLPASPGVYAPLDEALTYPTVAANGAMYLVREVRGSDGARSTYRYEGARARLDGRGFLAFAASRCATRSTASS, via the coding sequence ATGGGCCGCACACGCGTTCGGGGATGGTTGGGAGAGACAGTTCAAGCACGAGAGTCGACCTCTCCTTCTCGCCGCCTCTTCCTCCCGCACCGTCTCGGCCTGCTCGCGCTCATCGTCTCTTGCTTACCGCTCGCGGTCGGCTGCGACGGCGACGACCAACGCGCCAACGAAGCGGCGCTCGGCTCGACCGTTCTCGTTCCCGGCACGAGCTCAGGCCAGCTCGACGTTTCGCCCGCGGGCTCGGTCTCGTACGCGATGCCCGTCACGCTGGCGCCTGGGATCTCCGGCCAGGCGCCGTCGCTCTCGATTCAGTACTCGAGCCACGGCGCCAACGGGATTCTCGGTCAGGGCTTCTCGCTGTTGGGCCTCTCGGTCATTGCGCCGTGCCCGATGACGGTGGCGGAAGACGGCGTGGGCGCCGACGTGACGTTTTCGAGCACCGACCGGTTGTGCCTCGACGGGCAGCGGCTCGTGGGCGTCAACGGCCGGTACAACGTGGACGGCGCCGAATACCGCACGGCGCGCGAGTCGTTCTCGCGCATTCGGCAGGTCGGCGAGACCTTCATCGTCGAGACGATGAGCGGGCAGAAGCTCGAGTACGGCACGACGTCGGACGCGCGCATCGCTGTGGTCGGCGGCGTCGTGGGCGTCGCGGGCCCCATGAAGACGCGCGGCTGGGCGCTCTCACGCTCGAGCGATCGCTTCGGCAACGCGATCAAGTACAGCTACGCGCAAGACCTGGCCAACGGCGACTATTGGCCGACGACGATCGAGTACACGGAGAACCTCGCGGCGGGCATCGCGCCGACGTCGAAGGTGGAGTTTCGGTATCGCCCGCGAGAAGACGCCACGGCCGCGTACGTGGCTGGCGCGACGGTGACGACGACGCAGCTTCTTCAATCGATCGCGTCGTTTGAGGGGGGCTCGGAGTTTCACAGCGTCAACTTCGAATACAGCGCGACGGGCCAACGCGGCCGCGCGCGCCTCGTGTCGGCACAAGAGTGCGCAGCGGAGCGAAGCGGCCCGAACGCAGGCCAGACGACGTGCTTGCCGCCGACGCGCTTCGAGTGGACGGAGCAGCACTCGCTGTGGGCGATGCCGCTCGAGACGGCGCCGAACGTCACGGGCCTCTTGAGCACGGCCATCAGCGGCGACTTCAACGGCGACGGCCTCAGCGACTTGGCGCAGCTCCAAGGGGGCACGGTCTCGGTCAACCTTGGTGTGGCCGATGGGCGGCGATTTCTCGGGTGGACGTCGTGGGGCGCGGGCTTCTTCGGGGAGATGCTTGGCGGCGATTGGAACGGCGACGGCAAGACCGACTTGCTCGATGTGCGCAGCGACGGGTCGGCGTACGCATGGACCTCGGACGGCGCGGGCTTCACGACGTCGCTCTTCGCGAACGGCATCAGCGACACCAAGCGGCTTCGCGTGGCCGACTTCAACGGCGACGGCCGGAGCGATCTGCTCCGCGTGACACCGACGGGCGAAGCGCTCTTTCACCTTTCCGACGGCGGGACGACGCGCGGACCGTTTGGCGGACCGCGCGGCTTGGTGCTCGACAACCTGCGCCTTGGCGATCTCGACGGGGACGGTCGAGCGGATCTGTTGCACGTGAGGGCGGGACAGTTTTGGGTGCATCGCGCCTACCACGCGGTGTCGGCTGTTGAGATTGACAACGAACCTCTTCCCGGACCGCCGGGACGTCGACCGCCGCCGCCGCCACCGGCGCCGACGGGGTTTACGACGGAGCTGTGGGGCACCGACGACGAGGCTGGCTCGGGCGCGGTGCGCATGGGCGACGTGAACGGCGACGGCAAGGCCGATCTGGTGCTCATCACGGGGAGCGGCACGGCGAAGGTGCACCTTGGCACGGGGCGGTCGTTTCTTGCGAAGGCCTCTTGGGGCGGCGGCTACAACGCGACGGCGCAGCTCGCTGACTTGGACAGCGACGGCAAGAGCGATCTCTTTCAATACGACGCGACGGGGACGCGGCTCGACGTTTCGCTCTCGAACGGCAGGAGCGGCTTCGACGCTTTCGTCAAGCTCACGGACCGGAGCAAGGCGCCGACGCGGTACGCGACGACGCGCGTGTATCCGCGCACGCAAAACCCGTGGGGCTACCCGGTGCACACGACGGGCGGTGCGGCGCAGTTTTGCGCGGGGCTCGGCTCGATGACGGCGGCGGCGACGCACAAGCAACAGCTCTTGAGCTATTGCGACAGCAATCAGCCTTGGTGCCGCGTGTACACGAGCGGCGCCGTCGATTGCAGCGAGAGCAGCCGCTGCGTCGTCTGGTCGGATCCGGGCGGCACCGGTGGCGCATCGCTGCGTCCCTTGGACGGCGATGGTGCTGGCGGGCCCAGCGATCCAGGTCCCTCCGATCCGTATGGCGGGCCACCGGGCGCCGAGTGGGAGACCGTGGCGTCGCGGGATACGGGGTATTGGGACGCGTCGGCGCGGCACTTCGATCCGGCCGGCGACGTCATCGATTCGGTCGATTGCCAAACGGCGGATACGTCGGAGCAGCAGGCCATCGACCGCTTCAGCATCCAGCTGGCGGATCTCGATGGCGACGGAGCGACGGATCTTTTGCAGCGTGGCGATGGCGGGACGTTGCTGTTTGCCAAGAACCGCGTGCAGCCGCACTTCGACGTGATTCGCGCGGTCACGAACGGCTTGGGGGCGCGCACGGAGATCGACTACGCGTCGCTTCCTGCATCGCCTGGTGTGTACGCACCGCTCGACGAGGCGCTCACGTACCCGACGGTGGCGGCGAACGGCGCGATGTACCTGGTGCGCGAGGTGCGCGGCTCGGACGGCGCGCGGAGCACCTACCGATACGAGGGGGCGCGCGCGCGGCTCGATGGCCGCGGCTTCTTGGCTTTCGCCGCGTCACGATGCGCGACGAGGTCAACCGCATCGAGCTGA
- the ybaK gene encoding Cys-tRNA(Pro) deacylase encodes MPPAITKTNAVRALDKLGVRYELRPYDVDESDLSATTVAAKVGLPRAQVFKTLLVRGDKKGLAFAVVPGDAELDLKALAHASGDRRAELVSLKEVQPLTGYIRGGVTVFAAKKELPVVVDESAMAFEIISVSAGVRGLQIFLAPGDYVRASKAKLANIARPSGAAATQG; translated from the coding sequence ATGCCTCCCGCGATCACCAAGACCAACGCCGTTCGCGCCCTCGACAAGCTCGGCGTGCGCTACGAGCTTCGTCCCTACGACGTCGACGAGAGCGATCTGTCGGCGACGACCGTCGCCGCGAAGGTGGGCCTTCCCAGAGCGCAGGTGTTCAAGACCCTCCTCGTTCGCGGCGACAAGAAGGGGCTCGCGTTCGCCGTGGTGCCGGGCGACGCGGAGCTCGACCTCAAAGCGCTCGCACACGCGTCTGGTGATCGTCGTGCCGAGCTCGTTTCGCTCAAGGAGGTGCAGCCCTTGACCGGCTACATCCGCGGCGGCGTGACGGTCTTCGCGGCCAAGAAGGAACTCCCCGTGGTCGTGGATGAGAGCGCCATGGCCTTCGAGATCATCTCGGTCTCGGCCGGCGTGCGCGGCCTGCAGATCTTCCTCGCGCCCGGCGACTACGTGCGTGCGTCTAAGGCAAAGCTCGCCAATATCGCGCGACCTTCTGGCGCCGCGGCGACGCAAGGCTAG
- a CDS encoding ABC transporter permease — MTAPPDEARANETRAPAYELRTIWFIALRQLWDRKLLNGIAIGGVTLGVLTLIAMNGIMQGFQQKFTQSILKISPHVTLYDTELHPEAPLLSRYAGHLVAARVAHESPSDRQARIKRPHEIVRALRQLREVEAAAASLAGMVLIEYGGKTKSIDLRGIEMAAQEKVTPISQYTQSGSFQTLGIATDGLAVGSGFAQDLGIKVGDVVHAAAPGGAPLDLKVVAVYEAGVPPVDKSRGYVLLRTAQTLLGRPDTVGRIEVRLRDPDDAFAANARVERMFGYDAESWQEANANFLALFVMQNMVTRFVIGAILLVGGFGILAVQIMIVLQKQRDIAIMRSVGFRRSDILRIFLLQGVILALLGGILGDGIGKIALGQLARLKVHTEGLVKSDTFLIYEDPSFYVWGIVFALVVGVIASMIPAWRGSKVEPVDVLRGQIG; from the coding sequence GTGACGGCTCCGCCAGACGAGGCTCGAGCAAACGAGACGCGGGCGCCGGCCTACGAGCTCCGGACCATCTGGTTTATCGCCCTCCGGCAACTCTGGGATCGAAAGCTTCTAAACGGCATCGCCATCGGAGGCGTAACGCTCGGCGTCCTCACGCTCATCGCGATGAACGGAATCATGCAGGGCTTCCAACAGAAGTTCACGCAATCGATCCTCAAGATCAGCCCACACGTCACGCTCTACGACACGGAGCTGCACCCTGAGGCGCCGCTCCTCAGCCGCTACGCAGGCCACCTCGTCGCGGCGCGCGTGGCCCACGAAAGCCCGAGCGATCGGCAAGCGCGTATCAAGCGACCCCACGAAATCGTGCGCGCGCTCCGCCAGCTCCGCGAGGTCGAGGCCGCGGCCGCGTCTCTCGCAGGCATGGTGCTCATCGAATACGGAGGAAAGACCAAGTCCATCGACCTTCGCGGCATCGAGATGGCCGCCCAAGAGAAGGTCACGCCCATCAGCCAGTACACCCAGTCGGGCAGCTTCCAGACACTTGGAATCGCGACCGACGGCCTCGCCGTGGGCAGCGGCTTTGCGCAAGACCTCGGCATCAAGGTCGGCGACGTGGTCCACGCCGCCGCCCCCGGAGGTGCGCCGCTCGACCTGAAGGTGGTGGCCGTCTACGAGGCCGGTGTGCCGCCGGTCGACAAGAGCCGCGGCTACGTGCTCCTGCGCACGGCCCAGACGCTCCTCGGTCGCCCCGACACGGTAGGCCGCATCGAGGTGCGCCTCCGAGACCCGGACGACGCCTTCGCAGCCAACGCAAGGGTCGAGCGCATGTTTGGCTACGACGCCGAGAGCTGGCAGGAGGCCAACGCAAACTTCCTCGCGCTCTTCGTCATGCAGAACATGGTCACGAGGTTCGTCATCGGGGCCATCTTGCTCGTCGGCGGCTTCGGCATCTTGGCGGTGCAGATCATGATCGTCCTCCAGAAGCAGCGCGACATCGCCATCATGCGCTCCGTCGGGTTTCGGCGGAGCGACATCCTCCGCATCTTCCTCCTTCAAGGCGTCATCCTCGCGCTGCTCGGTGGCATCCTCGGCGACGGCATCGGCAAGATCGCCCTGGGGCAACTCGCTCGCCTCAAGGTTCACACGGAGGGGCTCGTGAAGAGCGACACCTTCCTCATCTACGAGGACCCGTCCTTCTATGTGTGGGGCATCGTCTTCGCCCTCGTCGTCGGCGTCATCGCGTCGATGATTCCCGCGTGGCGTGGTTCGAAGGTCGAGCCCGTCGACGTCTTGCGAGGGCAAATCGGATGA
- a CDS encoding NAD(P)-binding domain-containing protein codes for MQKIGVLGSGVVGKTLADAFLALGHDVMRGSRDVAKLADWKATAGAKAQTGTFADAAAFGDVLVLAVKGNVAEEALRPCGDALKGKVILDATNPIADAAPTGGVLKFFTNLDESLMERLQKRFPEARFVKAFSCVGNAFMFKPDFGGQKPTMFICGNDASAKADATQILTSFGWDTEDMGEAPAARAIEPLCMLWCIPGLRGGSWSHAFKLLKK; via the coding sequence ATGCAAAAGATCGGTGTTCTCGGCTCAGGCGTCGTCGGAAAAACTCTCGCCGATGCGTTTCTCGCACTGGGTCACGACGTCATGCGCGGCTCGCGCGACGTGGCCAAGCTGGCGGATTGGAAGGCCACGGCCGGTGCGAAGGCTCAGACCGGCACCTTCGCCGACGCGGCCGCCTTTGGCGACGTGCTCGTGCTCGCCGTCAAAGGCAACGTGGCTGAAGAGGCCCTCCGCCCTTGCGGCGACGCGCTCAAGGGCAAGGTGATCCTCGATGCAACGAACCCCATCGCCGACGCAGCGCCCACCGGCGGCGTCCTCAAGTTCTTCACGAACCTCGACGAGTCGCTCATGGAGCGACTGCAGAAGCGCTTCCCCGAGGCGCGCTTCGTCAAGGCGTTCTCGTGCGTAGGCAACGCGTTCATGTTCAAGCCGGACTTCGGGGGTCAGAAGCCCACGATGTTCATCTGCGGCAACGACGCGAGCGCGAAGGCCGACGCGACGCAGATCCTGACGAGCTTCGGCTGGGACACGGAAGACATGGGCGAGGCGCCCGCGGCGCGCGCCATTGAGCCCTTGTGCATGCTCTGGTGCATCCCGGGCCTCCGCGGCGGAAGCTGGTCGCACGCGTTCAAGCTGCTGAAGAAGTAG
- a CDS encoding PEGA domain-containing protein — MPLLRSSAMVGAAAAFFLCAFLASGTARAAPQDESPVQKEAREAFAAGERAFARADYAQALSEFERTFGLVPHDAVRFNIGVCLERLSRYRDATLQYERAAESTTLSAAERQRARTFAERTRRELGTLIVRGPQSGAPVAINGEVRCNVPCRLELDPRSYTVVLALAGERERTVRIEPGVELAIDLALEKKPPAAAIGASNPAATREIESRRRGPGWLTWAGGALALGGATGAAVFGLRTEAIHDEYVRAPTIATRDDGVLSRTLTNTSIVVAAVGAALATFDLVVLARRPP, encoded by the coding sequence ATGCCCCTCCTCCGCTCCTCAGCCATGGTTGGCGCGGCCGCCGCGTTCTTCCTTTGCGCGTTTCTGGCGAGCGGAACGGCGCGCGCGGCGCCACAAGATGAGAGCCCCGTTCAGAAGGAGGCCCGCGAGGCCTTCGCCGCGGGCGAGCGCGCCTTCGCGCGAGCCGACTACGCGCAAGCGCTAAGCGAATTCGAGCGTACCTTCGGCCTCGTTCCTCACGACGCGGTGCGATTCAACATCGGGGTCTGCTTGGAGCGCCTTTCGCGCTACCGCGACGCCACGCTGCAATACGAGCGAGCTGCGGAGAGCACGACCCTATCGGCCGCGGAACGTCAACGCGCGAGGACGTTCGCGGAGCGGACGCGCCGAGAACTCGGCACGCTCATCGTGCGCGGCCCTCAGTCGGGCGCGCCGGTCGCCATCAACGGCGAAGTTCGATGCAATGTGCCGTGCCGCCTCGAGCTGGACCCGCGCAGCTACACGGTGGTGCTGGCCCTGGCAGGCGAAAGGGAGCGAACCGTACGCATCGAGCCAGGCGTCGAGCTCGCCATCGATCTCGCGTTGGAAAAGAAGCCGCCGGCCGCCGCGATCGGCGCGAGCAATCCGGCCGCTACGCGCGAGATCGAATCTCGTCGACGCGGGCCCGGATGGCTCACGTGGGCTGGCGGCGCGTTGGCCCTCGGTGGCGCCACCGGCGCCGCTGTCTTCGGCCTTCGAACAGAGGCCATTCACGACGAATACGTGCGAGCGCCAACCATCGCCACGCGCGACGACGGTGTGTTGTCGCGGACGTTGACCAACACATCGATCGTCGTGGCCGCCGTCGGTGCGGCGCTCGCAACGTTCGACTTGGTGGTCTTGGCGAGGAGGCCGCCGTGA